One Baekduia alba genomic window, GGCCGACCCTATCCGCTGGTCGGACCCACGCGGCCGAGGCGGCCGGGGTCGGCGCGGGCACGATCTACCGCGGCTTCGGCTCCAAGCGCGACTTGCTGTTGGAGCTGCTCGGCGAGCGCGAGCGCGAGCTCCAGGACGCCGTCATCTCCGGCCCTCCCCCGCTCGGCCCCGGCGCGCCGGCCGCCGAACGCCTCGTCGCGTTCTTATTGGCCTTGCACCAGCTCGTCGGCGAGCACCGCGCGCTGTTCCTCGCGGCCGACGAGTCCTCACCGCTCTCGCGCTTCAGCCTGTCCACCTACGCCGCCTGGCGCCAGCACACCGCGATCCTGCTCCGCCAGCTCCATCCCGACGCCGACGCGCTGACGCTCGCCGACCTGACCCTCGCACCCCTCACCGCAGCCGTCCACGTCCATCTCCTCGACGAACGCGACCTCGACCTCGACCCGAAGCACCTCCAGGCCGAGATCGAGCGCTTCGCACGGC contains:
- a CDS encoding TetR family transcriptional regulator, with the protein product MGGARGAGQHGGEDGDRGGEDRRDPAGHRPTLSAGRTHAAEAAGVGAGTIYRGFGSKRDLLLELLGERERELQDAVISGPPPLGPGAPAAERLVAFLLALHQLVGEHRALFLAADESSPLSRFSLSTYAAWRQHTAILLRQLHPDADALTLADLTLAPLTAAVHVHLLDERDLDLDPKHLQAEIERFARLLSG